Proteins found in one Amycolatopsis camponoti genomic segment:
- a CDS encoding RNA polymerase sigma factor: MWLRLVEGLPSVREPAALPGWVATVTRRECLRFLREQQRTQLVPDDGGLADEAAPDADAELLKQERFIALRQAFAELPSRCRELLTLLFHDPRLPYAEISERLDMPVGGIGPSRSRCIAALRRSRALASFVGAEEA, from the coding sequence GTGTGGCTCAGGCTCGTCGAAGGCCTGCCGTCGGTGCGTGAGCCGGCGGCGCTGCCGGGCTGGGTGGCGACCGTCACCCGCCGGGAATGCCTGCGGTTCCTGCGGGAGCAGCAGCGGACGCAGCTCGTGCCCGACGACGGCGGGCTCGCCGACGAGGCAGCTCCGGATGCCGATGCCGAGCTGCTGAAGCAGGAGCGGTTCATCGCGCTGCGCCAAGCGTTCGCCGAGCTGCCGTCCCGCTGCCGGGAGCTGCTGACCCTCCTGTTCCACGATCCGCGGCTGCCCTACGCCGAGATTTCGGAGAGACTGGACATGCCGGTCGGGGGGATCGGCCCGTCCCGCTCGCGGTGCATCGCCGCGCTCCGCCGCAGCCGGGCATTGGCGTCGTTCGTCGGTGCCGAGGAAGCGTGA
- a CDS encoding helix-turn-helix domain-containing protein, with protein MSQETTGAPLEIIAASLRRERTRAGLSLTEVARRAGLAKSTLSQLESGTGNPSVETLWALGVALDVPFSRLVEPERPKVRVIRAGKGPTVFAEHADYACTLLSACPPSARRDMYLIRAEPGTPRRSDPHMTGVMEHIVLCAGRARVGVLEAPEELNPGDYISYPGDVPHIFEALEPGTYGVEISEYI; from the coding sequence ATGTCGCAGGAAACGACGGGCGCGCCGCTGGAGATCATCGCGGCGTCCCTGCGCCGGGAACGCACCCGCGCGGGCTTGTCCCTGACGGAGGTCGCGCGCCGCGCGGGCCTGGCCAAGTCGACGCTGTCCCAGCTCGAGTCCGGCACCGGCAACCCCAGCGTCGAGACGCTGTGGGCGCTCGGCGTCGCCCTCGACGTGCCGTTCTCCCGGCTGGTGGAGCCGGAGCGGCCGAAGGTCCGCGTCATCCGGGCCGGCAAGGGCCCGACCGTCTTCGCCGAGCACGCCGACTACGCGTGCACGCTGCTGTCGGCCTGTCCCCCGTCCGCGCGGCGGGACATGTACCTCATCCGGGCGGAACCCGGCACGCCGCGACGGTCCGACCCGCACATGACCGGCGTGATGGAGCACATCGTCCTGTGCGCGGGACGCGCCCGGGTGGGCGTCCTGGAGGCGCCGGAGGAGCTGAACCCCGGCGACTACATCTCCTACCCGGGCGACGTCCCGCACATCTTCGAAGCCCTCGAGCCGGGTACCTACGGCGTCGAGATCTCCGAGTACATCTAG
- a CDS encoding AzlC family ABC transporter permease, which produces MRSIWRTLDRGLARDIGLVCLADCLVGVSYGAIAVSSGFPFWLPMLMSLLVFAGASQFMFIGIVAAGGNPFAAVLAGLLANARHLPFGFAIGDVLGKRWPARLAGSHLMIDESVAFALAQREAGRRRAAYWACGIGLFACWNVGVVAGAFAGTAISDTDVFGLDAAFPAVLLALVLPSLRDRSARLPVLVGVVVALAATPFLPAGLPVLLALAGVVVGVLAKEPELAEVR; this is translated from the coding sequence ATGCGTTCGATATGGCGAACACTCGATCGGGGCCTCGCCCGCGACATCGGCCTGGTCTGCCTGGCCGATTGTCTCGTGGGGGTCTCCTACGGTGCCATCGCGGTGAGCTCGGGCTTCCCGTTCTGGCTGCCGATGCTGATGTCGTTGCTGGTCTTCGCCGGCGCGTCGCAGTTCATGTTCATCGGGATCGTCGCCGCGGGCGGCAACCCGTTCGCGGCGGTGCTGGCCGGGCTGCTGGCCAACGCGCGGCACCTGCCGTTCGGCTTCGCGATCGGCGACGTCCTGGGCAAGCGGTGGCCCGCCCGGCTGGCCGGCAGCCACCTGATGATCGACGAGTCGGTGGCGTTCGCGCTGGCCCAGCGCGAGGCCGGCCGCCGCCGCGCGGCGTACTGGGCGTGCGGGATCGGGCTGTTCGCCTGCTGGAACGTCGGCGTGGTCGCCGGCGCGTTCGCGGGGACGGCGATCAGCGACACCGACGTGTTCGGCCTCGACGCGGCGTTCCCGGCGGTGCTGCTGGCCCTGGTGCTGCCGTCCCTGCGTGACCGGTCCGCCCGGCTGCCGGTGCTGGTGGGGGTGGTGGTCGCCCTGGCCGCGACGCCGTTCCTGCCCGCCGGGCTCCCGGTGCTGCTGGCGCTGGCGGGCGTCGTCGTGGGTGTCCTGGCGAAGGAACCCGAACTGGCGGAGGTGCGCTGA
- a CDS encoding AzlD domain-containing protein translates to MDGVELLVGTAVLALGTFAFRFAGPVLRSRVKLSPRAEKLMALAAVVLLAALVAVSALTEGHGFAGFARPAGVLVAGVLAWRKAPFVLVVVAAAATAALLRLAGVP, encoded by the coding sequence ATGGACGGGGTGGAGCTGCTGGTCGGCACGGCGGTGCTGGCGCTGGGAACGTTCGCGTTCCGGTTCGCCGGCCCGGTGCTGCGCAGCCGGGTGAAGCTGTCCCCGCGCGCGGAAAAGCTGATGGCGCTGGCGGCGGTGGTGCTACTGGCGGCGCTGGTGGCGGTGAGCGCGTTGACGGAGGGCCACGGGTTCGCCGGGTTCGCGCGGCCGGCGGGGGTGCTGGTCGCGGGGGTGCTGGCGTGGCGGAAGGCACCGTTCGTGCTGGTGGTGGTGGCCGCGGCGGCGACAGCTGCGCTGCTGAGGCTGGCTGGGGTGCCCTGA
- the pdxT gene encoding pyridoxal 5'-phosphate synthase glutaminase subunit PdxT → MSSEPVIGVLAMQGAVREHVAMLAEAGARAVPVRRAAELSEVDGLVLPGGESTAMSKLLETFELLEPLRARIAGGMPAFGSCAGMILLARQTLDGRPDQQQLGGLDVVVRRNAFGRQVDSFEADLDFAEVDDGPVHAVFIRAPWVEKAGDGVEVLATVSGVPGGEDDTARIVAVRQGAVLATAFHPELTPDVRVHRLFVDLVRQAA, encoded by the coding sequence GTGTCGTCGGAGCCGGTCATCGGTGTGCTCGCCATGCAGGGTGCCGTGCGCGAGCACGTCGCCATGCTGGCCGAAGCCGGCGCGCGGGCCGTGCCGGTGCGGCGCGCCGCCGAGCTGTCCGAAGTGGACGGTCTGGTGCTGCCCGGTGGCGAATCGACCGCGATGTCGAAGCTGCTCGAGACGTTCGAGCTGCTGGAACCGCTCAGAGCGCGGATCGCCGGGGGCATGCCCGCCTTCGGCTCGTGCGCCGGGATGATCCTGCTCGCGCGGCAGACCCTCGACGGGCGGCCGGACCAGCAGCAGCTCGGCGGGCTCGACGTCGTCGTCCGGCGCAACGCCTTCGGCAGGCAGGTCGACTCCTTCGAGGCGGACCTCGACTTCGCCGAGGTGGACGACGGGCCGGTGCACGCGGTGTTCATCCGGGCCCCGTGGGTCGAGAAGGCCGGTGACGGCGTCGAGGTGCTGGCCACGGTCAGCGGCGTGCCCGGCGGGGAAGACGACACCGCTAGGATCGTCGCGGTCCGGCAGGGGGCGGTGCTGGCGACCGCGTTCCACCCGGAACTGACGCCCGACGTGCGGGTGCACCGGTTGTTCGTCGACCTCGTGCGACAGGCTGCTTGA